A genomic region of Actinomycetota bacterium contains the following coding sequences:
- a CDS encoding amidohydrolase, translated as MATTSHGSRRYEVISADTHVLEPPHIWDEWLPEKYREHAPRLVKDEDDGDAWLFPGSSDPDPIGLVSTPGMPWDKFRWTGVTYEEARDGCYDGAARLQDMDADGIDAEVLFPPQRTIGHWLGHEDDDVVRAGVEAYNNFLWDEFTAPDRGRLIPLAQISSLGIDAAVAEVASAAERGCKGVIISTWPAGGDSLSKDDDPFWAAAAEAGLTVCCHINITSRAQRIAAKKASAGGVLGRGTGRDAKAKAVGGLGSVFARVAPNLASLIMTGTFERHPDLSFAWIEVGAGWIPHLLEQMDDRYWRNRGWAGLELPQQPSYYWYRNCSATFIVDRSAVMLRHAAGVDNIMWSTDYPHHGNDWPYSRKTIDEMMFDVPDDEKHNLIAGNAVRVFNLEQ; from the coding sequence ATGGCAACCACGTCCCACGGTTCGCGCCGCTACGAGGTGATCTCGGCCGACACGCACGTGCTCGAACCACCCCACATCTGGGACGAGTGGTTGCCGGAGAAGTACCGCGAGCACGCCCCGAGGCTGGTGAAGGACGAGGACGACGGGGACGCGTGGCTGTTCCCGGGCTCGTCCGATCCCGACCCGATCGGGCTGGTATCGACGCCCGGCATGCCCTGGGACAAGTTCCGCTGGACCGGTGTCACCTACGAGGAGGCGCGTGACGGCTGCTACGACGGCGCGGCCCGGCTGCAGGACATGGACGCCGACGGCATCGACGCCGAGGTGCTGTTCCCGCCCCAGCGCACGATCGGCCACTGGCTCGGACACGAAGACGACGACGTCGTCAGGGCCGGCGTCGAGGCCTACAACAACTTCCTCTGGGACGAGTTCACCGCACCCGATCGCGGTCGCCTCATCCCGTTGGCACAGATCAGCAGCCTCGGGATCGACGCGGCGGTCGCAGAGGTGGCGTCGGCGGCCGAACGCGGCTGCAAGGGCGTGATCATCAGCACCTGGCCAGCTGGCGGCGACAGCCTCAGCAAGGACGACGACCCGTTCTGGGCGGCCGCCGCCGAGGCGGGGCTGACCGTCTGCTGCCACATCAACATCACGAGCCGGGCGCAGCGGATCGCCGCGAAGAAGGCGAGCGCCGGCGGTGTGCTCGGTCGCGGCACGGGGCGCGACGCGAAGGCCAAGGCCGTGGGAGGCCTGGGCAGCGTCTTCGCGCGCGTCGCCCCGAACCTGGCCTCGCTGATCATGACCGGCACGTTCGAGCGCCACCCCGACCTGAGCTTCGCCTGGATCGAGGTCGGGGCGGGCTGGATCCCCCACCTCCTCGAGCAGATGGACGACCGCTACTGGCGTAACCGCGGCTGGGCCGGCCTCGAGCTGCCTCAGCAGCCGTCCTACTACTGGTACCGCAACTGCTCGGCCACGTTCATCGTGGACCGCTCCGCGGTGATGCTCCGCCACGCCGCCGGGGTGGACAACATCATGTGGTCCACCGACTACCCCCACCACGGCAACGACTGGCCCTACTCGCGCAAGACCATCGACGAGATGATGTTCGACGTGCCCGACGACGAGAAGCACAACCTGATCGCCGGCAACGCCGTCCGCGTGTTCAACCTGGAGCAGTAG